In a single window of the Pedococcus dokdonensis genome:
- a CDS encoding coiled-coil domain-containing protein: MSDTTSFRSVLRGYDPAQVDQWRAEHAGALDQARQEAAERTVEVSELRAALARAQEEQTSTAQELAGLREEQSRAAAPTYANLGERIGTILGLADEEADEIRANARADAETLKGTTTLESDRVRAEADRYAEDVRTKADAQATQVVEKAKQQADSILDDADREASARREEAEAFYEHQRARAAAAAADFEATLGQRRDKAAAEFSAQMAAYEDALTQAQERATTLAADSERAHADAQTESQRALESARAEAEQLVASAREQADRIRRDSERELSAATQRRDSITAQLSNVRQMLATLGGAAMVDSLDEQHAAPAAQPATEAPVAAASDEAPAAEADDDVVGQEEAGADSVEESADAQDADLLDQDDQLDESDESDESDDDDEDDDADDDEDADSEVDEPAGSRA; this comes from the coding sequence ATGAGTGACACCACCTCCTTCCGCAGCGTCCTGCGCGGCTACGACCCGGCCCAGGTCGACCAGTGGCGTGCGGAGCACGCGGGTGCCCTCGACCAGGCGCGGCAGGAGGCCGCCGAGCGCACCGTCGAGGTCAGCGAGCTCAGGGCGGCGCTCGCCCGCGCCCAGGAGGAGCAGACCAGCACCGCTCAGGAGCTGGCCGGCCTCCGTGAGGAGCAGAGCAGGGCCGCCGCGCCGACCTACGCCAACCTCGGCGAGCGGATCGGCACCATCCTCGGTCTCGCCGACGAGGAGGCCGACGAGATCCGCGCCAACGCGCGTGCTGACGCCGAGACCCTCAAGGGCACGACCACCCTGGAGTCCGACCGGGTCCGCGCCGAGGCCGACCGCTACGCCGAGGACGTCCGCACCAAGGCCGACGCCCAGGCCACCCAGGTGGTCGAGAAGGCCAAGCAGCAGGCCGACAGCATCCTCGACGACGCCGACCGCGAGGCCTCCGCCCGTCGCGAGGAGGCCGAGGCCTTCTACGAGCACCAGCGGGCCCGAGCCGCCGCAGCGGCGGCCGACTTCGAGGCCACCCTCGGGCAGCGCCGCGACAAGGCCGCCGCCGAGTTCTCCGCCCAGATGGCCGCCTACGAGGACGCCCTGACCCAGGCTCAGGAGCGCGCGACCACCCTGGCGGCCGACAGTGAGCGGGCCCACGCCGACGCCCAGACCGAGAGCCAGCGCGCCCTCGAGTCGGCCCGGGCCGAGGCCGAGCAGCTCGTCGCGTCGGCCCGCGAGCAGGCCGACCGGATCCGCCGCGACTCCGAGCGCGAGCTGTCGGCGGCCACCCAGCGGCGCGACAGCATCACCGCCCAGCTGAGCAACGTCCGCCAGATGCTCGCCACCCTCGGGGGCGCGGCCATGGTCGACTCGCTCGACGAACAGCACGCAGCTCCCGCCGCGCAGCCGGCGACCGAGGCGCCGGTCGCCGCAGCGTCTGACGAGGCACCCGCGGCCGAGGCCGACGACGACGTCGTCGGGCAGGAGGAGGCCGGTGCCGACTCCGTCGAGGAGTCCGCCGACGCGCAGGACGCAGACCTGCTCGACCAGGACGACCAGCTCGACGAGTCCGATGAGTCCGACGAGTCCGACGACGACGACGAGGACGACGACGCTGACGACGACGAGGACGCTGACTCCGAGGTGGACGAGCCGGCCGGCAGCCGCGCCTGA
- a CDS encoding NAD-dependent epimerase/dehydratase family protein, with protein sequence MSLLVLGGTAWLGREIADAGVALGQDVTILARGQSGAAPADVAVVTADRGSPDAYDAVRVRHWDVVVDVARQPSQVAGAVRALADRTSSWVFVSSASVYAGEDAPGADETAALLEAHEGDDEGWETYGARKVACERLVLDALPDRALVARSGLIAGPGDHTDRTGYWPLRFAHPAGADGAVLVPDSPLLTQVLDVRDLAHWLVAAGLDGGSGVVNASGPTVPLADHLAAARSVAGHTGEVVAVDQDWLAAHQVEPWSGERSLPLWLPLPDYAGFMARSTVAAEALGLVARPLDQTLADTLAWELSAGPGRRRKAGLSPADEVALLAEARA encoded by the coding sequence ATGTCGCTGCTCGTGCTCGGTGGTACCGCGTGGCTCGGACGTGAGATCGCCGACGCGGGGGTGGCGCTGGGGCAGGACGTCACCATCCTGGCCCGCGGACAGTCGGGCGCCGCACCGGCTGACGTGGCGGTGGTGACCGCCGACCGGGGGTCGCCCGACGCCTACGACGCGGTGCGGGTCCGGCACTGGGACGTCGTGGTCGACGTGGCGCGCCAGCCCAGCCAGGTGGCCGGTGCCGTGCGAGCGCTGGCGGACCGGACGTCCTCCTGGGTCTTCGTGTCCTCCGCGTCGGTGTATGCGGGTGAGGACGCCCCGGGTGCCGACGAGACCGCTGCGCTGCTCGAGGCCCACGAGGGCGACGACGAGGGTTGGGAGACCTATGGCGCCCGCAAGGTCGCCTGCGAACGTCTCGTGCTGGATGCACTGCCCGACCGCGCCCTGGTGGCCCGCTCGGGTCTCATTGCCGGACCGGGCGACCACACCGACCGCACCGGTTACTGGCCGCTGCGCTTCGCCCACCCGGCGGGCGCCGACGGCGCCGTGCTCGTGCCGGACAGTCCCCTGCTCACCCAGGTGCTCGACGTCCGCGACCTCGCACACTGGTTGGTCGCGGCCGGGCTGGACGGCGGGTCCGGCGTGGTGAACGCCAGCGGCCCGACCGTCCCGTTGGCGGACCACCTGGCCGCGGCCCGCTCGGTCGCCGGGCACACGGGAGAGGTGGTGGCGGTCGACCAGGACTGGCTGGCCGCCCACCAGGTCGAGCCGTGGTCCGGCGAGCGCAGCCTGCCCCTCTGGCTCCCGCTGCCCGACTACGCGGGCTTCATGGCCCGGAGCACGGTGGCTGCCGAGGCGTTGGGCCTGGTTGCCCGCCCCCTCGACCAGACCCTCGCCGACACGCTGGCGTGGGAGCTCTCCGCCGGTCCCGGCCGGAGGCGCAAGGCGGGGTTGTCCCCCGCCGACGAGGTCGCCCTGCTGGCCGAGGCGCGCGCCTGA
- a CDS encoding peroxiredoxin, which yields MATLRLGDDAPDFTAQTTEGELTFSDWKGDGWAVLFSHPADFTPVCTTELGRVAQLKDEWAARNTKVLAVSVDALEDHTAWKADIEEVSGSAVTYPIVADKDREVAELYDMIHPGAGDTSPVRSVFLIDPAGKVRLSLTYPKSAGRNFDEILRALDALQVNDAGPFSTPADWKAGERIIVAPTVSTEDARQRFKDVEVVKPYLRYAEAPSA from the coding sequence ATGGCCACGCTGCGACTGGGCGACGACGCCCCCGACTTCACCGCCCAGACCACCGAGGGCGAGCTCACCTTCTCCGACTGGAAGGGTGACGGCTGGGCCGTGCTGTTCAGCCACCCGGCCGACTTCACCCCCGTCTGCACGACCGAGCTCGGGCGGGTGGCCCAGCTCAAGGACGAGTGGGCCGCGCGCAATACCAAGGTGCTGGCCGTGTCCGTCGACGCCCTCGAGGACCACACCGCGTGGAAGGCCGACATCGAGGAGGTCTCCGGCTCGGCCGTCACCTACCCGATCGTCGCCGACAAGGACCGCGAGGTGGCCGAGCTCTACGACATGATCCACCCCGGCGCCGGGGACACCTCGCCGGTCCGCTCGGTCTTCCTGATCGACCCGGCCGGCAAGGTGCGACTGTCGCTGACCTACCCCAAGAGCGCCGGGCGCAACTTCGACGAGATCCTGCGCGCGCTCGACGCCCTCCAGGTCAACGACGCCGGCCCCTTCTCCACCCCGGCCGACTGGAAGGCCGGCGAGCGGATCATCGTGGCCCCCACGGTCTCCACCGAGGACGCCCGGCAGCGGTTCAAGGACGTCGAGGTGGTCAAGCCCTACCTGCGCTACGCCGAGGCTCCCAGCGCCTGA
- a CDS encoding dienelactone hydrolase family protein: MTTASSASSHPVHVPDGEVPADVYLPASGTGPGIVLFQEIFGVTDYIRGRAGDLADLGYVVLVPHVYWRVGDEVVSEAADGLPRAMELLGKVDWEAAVSDGVAALSALRDHPAVDGPVGLLGFCFGGGLAFNVAAVAATAGAGPDALVSYYGSALPTLLGLAPQVDAPSLHHFGLDDDYIPVDTVREIEAAVTATNDDVTFVTHEGAGHAFDNPSPVFHHAGASQEAWAATTAWLAAKLPV; this comes from the coding sequence ATGACCACTGCCAGCTCCGCCTCGAGCCACCCTGTCCACGTGCCTGACGGTGAGGTGCCCGCCGACGTCTACCTCCCCGCGTCGGGCACCGGCCCGGGCATCGTCCTCTTCCAGGAGATCTTCGGCGTCACCGACTACATCCGCGGGCGGGCCGGCGACCTCGCGGACCTGGGCTACGTCGTCCTCGTCCCCCACGTGTACTGGCGGGTCGGCGACGAGGTGGTCAGCGAGGCGGCTGACGGGCTGCCGCGCGCCATGGAGCTCCTGGGCAAGGTCGACTGGGAGGCGGCCGTCTCCGACGGGGTGGCCGCCCTGTCCGCGCTGCGCGACCACCCGGCGGTGGACGGCCCGGTGGGCCTGCTCGGGTTCTGCTTCGGCGGTGGCCTGGCCTTCAACGTGGCGGCCGTGGCGGCCACGGCCGGAGCCGGACCGGACGCCCTCGTGAGCTACTACGGCTCGGCGCTGCCCACCCTGCTGGGGCTTGCCCCGCAGGTCGACGCCCCGAGCCTGCACCACTTCGGGCTCGATGACGACTACATCCCGGTCGACACGGTGCGCGAGATCGAGGCCGCGGTCACCGCGACCAACGACGACGTGACCTTCGTGACCCACGAGGGGGCCGGGCACGCCTTCGACAACCCCTCGCCGGTGTTCCACCACGCCGGCGCCTCGCAGGAGGCGTGGGCGGCGACGACGGCCTGGCTCGCCGCCAAGCTACCCGTCTGA